The DNA window TGCCCTTGGCAGCTCGGCTAACAGTATCATTACTGCCGATTATTATGCGGATACCCTGAATACGCCAGCCAATAATGCCTGGGTGGCCCGATATAAGAAACTTTACGGTGCCAGTCCGAGCAAATTTTCAGTCAGTTCTTATGAGGCCGTCATGTGGGCCGCCCAGGCGATTAAAAAAGCAGGGTCTCTCGATACCCAAAAGATTATAGCCGCTCTGGAGGGCTCCACCTATAACGGGCCTCAAGGGGTTAAAGTTATGGACTCCGAGACGCATCAGACTTCCCTCGTTGTTTACATGATAAAGATCGACAACGGTCTCCAGAAAATTTTTGCAAAAGGTGAATAATCCGGTCCCCCCTGGCTTTCTTTTCGAAGGCCAGGGGGCCTTATTCATAATGAGGGTTATTAGAACGCCCCGAGGAGGCCCTATTGATTGATTATGTGGTTTACGTGCTCCTGCCGCAGATGCTGCATGGTCTGGTCTGGGGAACTGTTATTGCCTTTATTGCCCTGGGCTTAACGATAATCTTCGGTCTCATGGATATCGTCAATTTTGCCCATGGCGAATTCTATATGTTAGGAGCCTTTTTCGGATATTCCCTTCTTTTCGTGATACCTAATTTCTGGGGCGCACTCCTTGTCGCGGCAATAGCCGTCGGACTTCTAGGACTCTTGATCGAGATATTCATGTTTCGGCGACTGTATGGGCGGGACCCTATTTTCCATCTTTTATTAACCTTCGGCTTGGGCATGATGTTTCGCGAAGCGGCAACCCTTATCTGGGGAGGCGAAACACGACGGGTTGATGTGCCGATAACGAATACCATTGATGTGCTCGGGATGACTTATCCGGTCTACCGGCTTCTCATACTGGTAATCGGGATAGTCGTCTTGATCGCTATATGGTACGTGCTATCAAAAACGGAAACCGGCGCCATGATCCGGGCCGCTTCTCAGGATCGCCTTATGTCGGCGGCTTTAGGTATCAGGGTATCTTTGGTCTATACACTGGTGTTTGCCTGTGGTGCGGGCCTGGCTGGTTTTTCAGGGGTCTTGATGAGCCCCATCTACTTCGTCTACCCGACAATGGGAATTGACGCAATCCTGCGAGCTTTTATCGTCGTCATTGTTGGGGGAATGGGGAGCCTGATGGGGGCCCTTGTGGCCAGCATCATGATTGGTGAGGTGGAGTCTTTAGCTTCGCTTTGGATCTCTCCCACCTGGGCGGAGACGCTGGTTTTCATCGCCCTGATTTTGACCATGATTTTGAAACCCAGTGGTCTTTTCGGGAAAGCAGAGAGATAGAATATGCCTTCAGCTCTTCCATTCAAAAGGTTTCGGGCACCCTTAGTCCATCTATTGATACTATCGGCGGCCTGCAGCATTCCCTTCTTCGCCCCTCAATACTACCAGAAACTGGCGATCGAAGCATTGTTGCTGGCCGTTCTTGCCATGAGTCTCGATATGATCATGGGTTATGCAGGGATTGCCTCATTCGGGCACGCGGCTTATTTCGGGTTAGGCGGGTATACGCTGGGGGCAATTATAAAATTCCTCGTTCCCTCTATCTGGCTGGCTCTTCTGTCCGTGACGGTCACCACCGGGTTACTGGCCCTTTTTATCGGTATCATCTCTATCCGGGCCCGAGGCATCTACTTTGCGATTTTGACCCTGGCCTTTGCCGAGGTCCTCTACCGGATTATTTTCCACACCTATTCCTTAGGTGGGTCTGACGGACTCGTAGCTATCCCGGTCCCTAATCTTAATCTTCTCATCTTTAACCTCGATCTGACCCAGTCCATTAATTTTTACTTTCTCGCAGTTGCCTTTGCCTATATTTCTTATCTGATCTGCTCCCGCATGGTCGGATCGCCTTTTGGAAGGGTTTTAAAGGGCATCAGGGATAATGAGAATCGGGTGGGATTCCTGGGTTTTAACGTAAAGCGCTATAAAGTGACGGTCTTTGTCCTGTCCGGCATTTTTGCCGGTTGGAGCGGGGCTTTGTTCTCGCTCTTCAAGACGTTTGCCGACACGGAACAGCTACACTTTCTCATGTCCGGGAAAGTGATCGTCATGACCCTGATCGGCGGTTTAGGCACCCTGGTCGGTCCAATGGTAGGTGCTGTCTTTCTGACTATCTTCGAGACCATCGTTTCATCCTATTTTAAGGCCCATTCAATAATCACCGGTGCAATTTTCGTCCTGGTCGTCATTTTTTTGCCAAAAGGCATCCTCGGCCTCTTTTCAAATCAAAAAAACAGGAGCTGACATTGTTTTTTGAGATCCAACGACTAAGCAAATCCTTTGGCGCGCTTCAGGCGGTCTACGACGTTGCCTTTAATATACGAGAGGGACAGATCATGTCGGTCATCGGTCCGAATGGTGCGGGCAAAACAACGCTTTTTAATTTGATCACCGGCGTCCTGAAACCCGATGAAGGGGACATTTTTTTTAAGGACCAAAGGGTGACCGATCTGCCTCCCCATAAGCTCTGTCGTCTGGGCTTGACCAGATCCTTTCAGGTCACCAATATATTTCAAGGGTTGACGGTCTTTGAAAATATTCGTCTGGCCAGCCAGGGCAGGACAACGCGACTCAACCTTTTTTCCTCCGTTGAAGGTTTGCACGAGCCGATAAAGGAAGCGGAGAGAATTCTAAATCTTCTTGGATTATGGGACCAGCGAGATGAATTGGCCGGAAACCTTTCCCACGGCGATCAACGGTATCTTGAGATAGGTATGACCTTGGCGGCTCGACCCTCGATGATCCTCCTTGATGAACCGACCGCGGGCATGACCCCTATGGAGACGCGGGCTACTATAGGCTTAATTAAGCAACTTAAGGGAGAGGTTACAATCCTTTTAATCGAGCACGACATCGACCTCGTCTTTGCCGTTTCCGACTGGATTTTGGTTATGAATCAGGGCCTTGTGCTGGCGCAAGGCTCGCCAGGCGATGTAAAAGCCAATAAAGAGGTCCAAAAGGCCTATTTCGGGGAGGAGCTTGATGCTGGAAGTCCTTGACCTACACACCTTTTACGGACGAAGCCATGTCTTACAGGGGGTCAAACTGAAAGTGGGCTCAGGGGAGATCGTCTGTCTGCTCGGCCGTAACGGCGTTGGAAAAAGCACTACCCTTAAATCGATTATCGGTCTTACGCCACCCCGGGACGGAAAAGTTTTTTTTGAGGGACAGGAAATTCAGGGGCGAAGAGCTGATGAAATATCAAGGCTGGGAATCAGTTATGTGCCAGAGGACCGGCGCATTTTCCCTATGCTAACCGTGAAGGAGAATTTGATTCTGGGGACGAAGAATGCCCCGCGAATGAGCGCTGGGGAGAAAGCCGCCGGCTTGGAGCGGGCCTACCACTATTTCCCCATACTAAAAGATAAGGAAAAGCAGTTTGGATCGACACTTTCAGGGGGTCAGCAGCAGATGCTGGCGGTAGCCCGGGGACTGATGGGCAATCCCAAATTGATGCTTTTGGACGAGCCGTTTGAAGGCTTGGCCCCGTTAATCATATCGGAGCTGATGGCGATTGTCGTGGCCCTTTGTCGGCAAGAGAAGATGACGCTTCTCCTGGTAGAACAGAAGGCCCGGCTTGCCCTGAAGATGTCCCATCGGGGGTATGTTCTCGAAAAGGGTGTTGTTCGATGCGAGGGACCAAGCCCTGTTCTCATAGACAGCCAGGAGGTCCGGGAGCGATGCGGTCTTTAACGATTGAAATCGTTCCTGCGCTTAGAGAAATAGAAGGTAAACATGGGGGTCTGGTGATAAAGTGAACAATACTCCCTTGGCACCAAAAAGGTTTTTTTACGGCTGGGTAATAACCATCGCATCACTCTGCATAACCTGTACCGGCTTCGGGGTCCTTTATTCTTTCGGGGTGTTTTTCAAGGCTTGGCTTTCGGAATGGGCCACCTCCCGGGCTTTTCTTTCGGGAATTTTTTCAGTCACCTTTTTGTCATACGGAGTTGCCTCCGTGGTCATGGGAACACTTACCGATCGCTATGGCCCCAGGAAGATATTGGTTGTCGGGGGGCTCATAATGGGTGCCGGGTGTTGTTTGACGGCCCTTAGCCATAAGGCCGGATTAATGTATGTCAGTTGGGGAGTCATGATCGGTATAGGGGTTGGCACCTCTTACTCCCCGACAGCCTCCACTGTGTCCCGATGGTTTAATTATCGAAAGGGCCTGGCTGTTGGCATTGTGGTTTCTGGATTAGGGCTGGGCACTCTCGTTTTTTCACCCCTGGCCGAGTTCCTTAAAGCCAGTGTGGGATGGCGATTCACGGCTTTTATTCTGGGCCTTATTGTCTGGGCTGTTTTTCTTGCCGGGGCATTTGTCATTCGGAGGAGTCCCGAGGACATGGGGCTCAAACCCCTGAACCGTCCCCCGAGGCCGACAGACAATTACGCCCAGGCGGGAGAAGCGAGCACGGGTGACGGGAAAGCGATTTCTCCTCTCATCATCACTCTGGCTCAGGCCATGAAACAGCGTTATTTTTGGACGCTCTTCGCGGTCCATTGTTTCTGGACCATCGGATTTACCATCCCCTTGGTTCATCTGGTGCCGTATGCGACGGATATGGGTGTTAAAACGGATACAGCCGCCACCATGTTGGCTGCAATAGGGGCAACGAGTGTCGTAGGTCGGGTCTGCTTGGGGATTTTGACTGAACGCCTGGGTACCAGACTTTCCCTGGTGGGTCTGCTCATGTTTCAAGCAGCCACAATGCTCTGGCTGATTGCAGCAGATAAGGCTTGGATGCTATGGGGGTTTACCTTTTTCTTCGGTTTTTCTTATGGCGGGTTGGCCTCTGTATTTCCTCTCGCCACCATAGATTGTTTTGGCCTTCGCGCCATGGGCTCGATCTTCGGCGTCATTCTCCTCGGGGCTACGCTCGGGGGAACGATAGGGCCGGCTTTGGCAGGGTTTATCTTTGATATGACGAAAGTCTACAGGAATGCATTTTTGTCAGGATGCCTCTCCATGATCGTTGGGGCAGGTCTTGCCCTGGCCATGCGGAAAAGAACCGCATAGGTGGAGCCTGGGACAAGGGGATTTTTCGCGGAAGCGATTCTTACCGCCAAAATATAATATTTTTTGTCAGGGGGAGAAGAAATATGGAGGGTGGACTACCCGCAAAGCGATATTTTGATCAATTTCTGGGTTTTACCTTCGGTCAGCTTTTGGATCGCCTGGCTCAGGAGCGGCCTGACCAGGAATTGTTAGTCTACAGAGACCAAAGGACTACCTACGGGGAGTTTTATCAACAGGTATTGCAGATGGCCGCCGCTTTGAGGCGGCTGGGGATAAGGAAAGGGGATCGAGTAGCGGCACTGTTTCCAAACCGACCTGAATTTTTTATCCTGCAGCAGGCCTGTCTGTATATGGGAGCGGTATTTGTCCTGCTTTCGACACGCTATCGGGAATTCGAACTCAGCTACATGTTAAAGCACTCCGGCGCTCGCTGCCTCTTTACTATCGGGGAATACATGAATACTAATTTTATTGAGCTGATAGGAAAAATCAAACCGGAACTCCCTGAACTGGAATTGGTCTTTGTCTTGGGTTCGGATGGCCCCGACTGGTGTTGTTCCTATGATACGCTGGTCAGTTCAGACCGTGCAGGGAATTTCAACGGGCTCCGGGATGAGCTTCCTGCCTATGAAGATATCGCTTCCATTTTGTACACCTCGGGAAGCACGGGCCTTCCCAAGGGGGTCATGATGTCCCACCGGGCCTTTATTTTTAATTCCACCCAGGTGTCCCAACGGCTGCGCATCAATCCAGACGACGTTTCGCTTATGATGGTCCCCTGTTCCCATACTCTTTGTGCCTTCATTCAGTTTACCAATGCCCTTATGGCCGGTTGTCGCATCGTAATCATGGAAACCTTCGAACCTGGAGAAGCGTTACGTCTTTATGAGAAAGAGAGGGTCTCCCTTATTTACGGAGTCCCGACGATGTTTCACCTCATGCTCGATCATCCGGGCTTCACCAATTGTGATTTCAAAAGCAGTCGCGCCGGGTACATGGGAGGGGCCTTTTGTCCAAAAGAGCTGGTTCAGGCCGTAAGGACCAAAATGAACTGCCAGATAAGCTGTACTTACGGCATGAGTGAAAACGGCTGCTGCACCATCAGCGATCTGGATGATGATGAGACGGTGAAGAGTGAGACGGTAGGCCGGCCAACCGCAGGGATCGAGATCAAGCTGATGAGCGACGAGCGTAAAGAGGTCCCTCCTGGAGAGGTGGGAGAAATCGTCGTGCGGGGGGAGAACCTTTTTACCGGCTACTACAAACAGCCGGACCTTACCGAAGCCTCTTTCGATCCTGAAGGCTTCTTTTACACCGGTGATCTTGGTAAATTTCTCGAAAACGGATATCTCACCATCGTAGGACGGAAAAAAGAGATGATAATCAGAGGAGGATTCAACGTCTACCCCGTGGAAGTTGAAGAGCAGATCCGGCTCATCGAAGAGATACAGAGCGTGGCCGTTATCGGGATCCCCGATCCGGTAATGGGTGAAAAGATCATTGCCTGCATCGTGCCGGTTCCCGGGAAAGAGGTGGGGCCTGAAGAAGTGATCGCTTTTTGCAAGAAACGGCTGGCCAATTATAAGGTACCTAATGCGGTAGTCATTATGAATGCATTTCCCACGACACCGATCGGGAAAATACAGAAATTCAAACTCCAGGCCGAGTTGACGGAAAAATTGGTAAATGAGGGGATAAGGGAAAAATAACCGCAAATAAAACCCCGGGTTTATTACAGATCTCCCGTCGCTTCTGCTTTTAGGCCTCCATCACCCCTCCAGACTTTTCTGGATAATGTGAAAAGAATAACTTTTTTCTTGACAACTTTTTCTGGTCCTTTATAATTATAATGTAACTATAAAGTAGTTAATTTGTGATTATTGTGACCGGTTGACTGAAGGAAGCCGGTAATACTGAGGGAGGTGCTATGCGTTTAAAGGATAAGGCGGCTGTGATCACCGGAGCCAGCAGGGGGGTAGGGAAGGCCGTGGCTCTGGCTTATGCCAGGGAAGGGGCCGATATTATCGTTAATTATGCTTCCAATGAGGCGGCTGCTCAAGAGGTGGTCCGGGAGATTGAAAAACTGGGACGAAAAGCGGTCATGGTCAAAGGGGATGTGGCTAAGAAAGAAGAGGCCCAGGCGGTAGTCAATGCCGCTAAGGAACATTTTGGCCGATTGGATATCCTGGTTAACAATGCCGGATTTACCCGGCCCAACATGCTCCATAAAATGACCGAAGACCAATGGGATGCGGTGGTGGATCTTCATCTCAAAGGGGCCTTTTTATGCACCCAGGCCGCGGCCCTGATCATGATGGAGCAGAAAAAAGGGAAAATCATCAATGTGACCTCCGTCGCCGGCCTGGTGGGGACCGTGGGGCAGATCAATTACAGTGCCGCTAAAGGCGGAATCCTGTCCATGACCAAATCGGCGGCACGGGAACTGGCCCGTCATAATGTCTGTGTCAATGTGATTTCCCTGGGGATCGTGGCCACGGATATGACCGAGAAGATCCGCACCGATCCCAAATTAAAAGAAATTTATATGCGCCGGATCCTGTTGGAGCGCTTTGCTGAACCGGATGATATTACGCCGGCCTTTGTTTTTTTAGGATCTGATGAGGCCGGTTACATTACCGGCCAGTTGCTTTGCGTCGATGGCGGCTATGGTATGATATGATGAGAGAATAACGTTCGGCGTTAAGCGTTCGGCGTTCTGCGAAACCAATTTTCATGCTCCGTGGCGCCCGCCCCGGGCATGAGGGTTTTCGAAAATAGAGTTACAAGATGCAATATTCAAGTATGAAAACCTTAATTTAAACCGTGTACCTTGAACCAATAAAACAATAAGGAGGTAAAGTTATTATGGCGCAGATACCAAGTGTGATAAAGACCTGGCAGATGGTCCAACCTTTTTCTAAAAACAAGGAAACGGGGGAGATCACTCCAGGTAAAATCGAGATGAAAGAGATCCCGGTTCCGGAACTCAAAGCCGGAGAAGTTTTGGTGGAAGTGGCCGGCTGCGGGGTCTGCCATACCGATTTAGGTTATTTTTATGATGGGGTCCCCACCGTCGTCAAACCCCCTTTAACCCTCGGCCATGAAATCGCCGGGACCGTGGTAGCCGGCGATCCAGCCTGGATGGGCAAGGAAGTTATTATTCCGGCGGTCATGCCCTGCCGCCAATGTTTGCTTTGCAAGACCGGTCGGGGGAACCGTTGTCTCAATCAGAAGATGCCCGGCAACAGCCTGGGGATCTATGGTGGTTTTTCCAGTCACATACCGGTTCAGAGTATTGACCTCTGTGAAGTGAAAAATCGGGGAAATTTCTCTTTGGCCGAGTTAGCCGTTGTGGCTGATGCTGCGACCACCCCATACCAGGCCGCAAAAAGGGCTGACCTGCAACCGGCTGACAATGTCATTGTTATCGGAATCACCGGCGGGGTCGGTCAATATATGGGCCAGATGGCCAAGGCCCTGGGGGCTAAAACAGTGATCGGGGTCGCCCGGAATGAAGAAAAACTGCAGCGGGCCTTAAAATACGGGGCTGATTTTGTCATTAATTCGAAAGACAAGGATGCCGGGGCGATTTCCAAGGAATTCCGGGAAATCTGCAAGACCAAGGGTCTGCCCAATTTCGGCTGGAAGATCTTTGAGGTGACGGGGGTCAAGGGCGGACAGGAAATAGCCCTGAGCTTGTTGGGGTTCACCGGCAAGCTGATCGTGGTCGGCTTCGGGATGGCTAAAACGGAATACATGATGGGAAGATTGATGGCCTTTGATGCTGAAATCATCGGCACCTGGGGCTGTCTGCCCGAGTATTACCCGGCAGTATTGGAAATGATCCTAAGTAAAAAGATCGATATCGGGCCTTTTGTGGAAGCCAGGCCTATGAGCACCATCAGTGAGACCTTTGCAGAGGTCCACAAGGCCGGATCTCCGGCCAAACGGATCGTTTTGACACCAGATTTTTAACACGAAACCTGCATGCCCGCCTGAAAGCGGGTACCGGCGAAGCATGAGAATGGGTTTCATCGAACATTATTGATGAACTTGCAAAACGTCATTCCCGCGAAGGCGGGAATCCAGGCGATACAAAGCCAATTAAAACCGCTGGATTCCCGATAAAGACATTCGGGAATGACGAAAAAAGTGAGTGCCGCTGTACTATTAATGCGGAGTTATTTTCGAAAAAATTAAAAAATAAAGTTAAAACAAGGAGGATAAAGTTATGGGAATTGAATGGATGCCGAGAGAAGATGGAATAAAGAACCATGATCGTTATGGTTCGGAGCACTTTGGGACCGAGGCCCCATGCACTATTTATGAGAAAAGACCTTTAAAGGACCCGAAAGGAAATGTCGTTCCCGGGCTTCATGTGGCCTGGATTACCCTGAACAACCCGACCCAGTATAACTCCTACACCACCGAAATGGTCAAAGGGGTTATCGCCGGAATGGAGAATTCTTCCACCGACCGGTCCGTGGTGGCTACGGTATTTACCGGAACCGGCCCCTATGCCTTCTGTACCGGTGGAAACACCAAGGAGTATTCCGAGTATTACAGCCGCCGGCCGGAAGAATACGGCGCTTATATGGAACTCTTCAACAACATGGTCGATGCCATTTTGGCCTGCAAAAAACCGGTGGTCTGCCGGGTTAACGGCATGCGGGTGGCCGGCGGCCAGGAAATCGGTATGGCC is part of the Deltaproteobacteria bacterium genome and encodes:
- a CDS encoding 3-oxoacyl-ACP reductase FabG, which translates into the protein MRLKDKAAVITGASRGVGKAVALAYAREGADIIVNYASNEAAAQEVVREIEKLGRKAVMVKGDVAKKEEAQAVVNAAKEHFGRLDILVNNAGFTRPNMLHKMTEDQWDAVVDLHLKGAFLCTQAAALIMMEQKKGKIINVTSVAGLVGTVGQINYSAAKGGILSMTKSAARELARHNVCVNVISLGIVATDMTEKIRTDPKLKEIYMRRILLERFAEPDDITPAFVFLGSDEAGYITGQLLCVDGGYGMI
- a CDS encoding ABC transporter ATP-binding protein; its protein translation is MSVIGPNGAGKTTLFNLITGVLKPDEGDIFFKDQRVTDLPPHKLCRLGLTRSFQVTNIFQGLTVFENIRLASQGRTTRLNLFSSVEGLHEPIKEAERILNLLGLWDQRDELAGNLSHGDQRYLEIGMTLAARPSMILLDEPTAGMTPMETRATIGLIKQLKGEVTILLIEHDIDLVFAVSDWILVMNQGLVLAQGSPGDVKANKEVQKAYFGEELDAGSP
- the had gene encoding 6-hydroxycyclohex-1-ene-1-carbonyl-CoA dehydrogenase; the protein is MAQIPSVIKTWQMVQPFSKNKETGEITPGKIEMKEIPVPELKAGEVLVEVAGCGVCHTDLGYFYDGVPTVVKPPLTLGHEIAGTVVAGDPAWMGKEVIIPAVMPCRQCLLCKTGRGNRCLNQKMPGNSLGIYGGFSSHIPVQSIDLCEVKNRGNFSLAELAVVADAATTPYQAAKRADLQPADNVIVIGITGGVGQYMGQMAKALGAKTVIGVARNEEKLQRALKYGADFVINSKDKDAGAISKEFREICKTKGLPNFGWKIFEVTGVKGGQEIALSLLGFTGKLIVVGFGMAKTEYMMGRLMAFDAEIIGTWGCLPEYYPAVLEMILSKKIDIGPFVEARPMSTISETFAEVHKAGSPAKRIVLTPDF
- a CDS encoding branched-chain amino acid ABC transporter permease codes for the protein MIDYVVYVLLPQMLHGLVWGTVIAFIALGLTIIFGLMDIVNFAHGEFYMLGAFFGYSLLFVIPNFWGALLVAAIAVGLLGLLIEIFMFRRLYGRDPIFHLLLTFGLGMMFREAATLIWGGETRRVDVPITNTIDVLGMTYPVYRLLILVIGIVVLIAIWYVLSKTETGAMIRAASQDRLMSAALGIRVSLVYTLVFACGAGLAGFSGVLMSPIYFVYPTMGIDAILRAFIVVIVGGMGSLMGALVASIMIGEVESLASLWISPTWAETLVFIALILTMILKPSGLFGKAER
- a CDS encoding MFS transporter; its protein translation is MAPKRFFYGWVITIASLCITCTGFGVLYSFGVFFKAWLSEWATSRAFLSGIFSVTFLSYGVASVVMGTLTDRYGPRKILVVGGLIMGAGCCLTALSHKAGLMYVSWGVMIGIGVGTSYSPTASTVSRWFNYRKGLAVGIVVSGLGLGTLVFSPLAEFLKASVGWRFTAFILGLIVWAVFLAGAFVIRRSPEDMGLKPLNRPPRPTDNYAQAGEASTGDGKAISPLIITLAQAMKQRYFWTLFAVHCFWTIGFTIPLVHLVPYATDMGVKTDTAATMLAAIGATSVVGRVCLGILTERLGTRLSLVGLLMFQAATMLWLIAADKAWMLWGFTFFFGFSYGGLASVFPLATIDCFGLRAMGSIFGVILLGATLGGTIGPALAGFIFDMTKVYRNAFLSGCLSMIVGAGLALAMRKRTA
- a CDS encoding ABC transporter ATP-binding protein is translated as MLEVLDLHTFYGRSHVLQGVKLKVGSGEIVCLLGRNGVGKSTTLKSIIGLTPPRDGKVFFEGQEIQGRRADEISRLGISYVPEDRRIFPMLTVKENLILGTKNAPRMSAGEKAAGLERAYHYFPILKDKEKQFGSTLSGGQQQMLAVARGLMGNPKLMLLDEPFEGLAPLIISELMAIVVALCRQEKMTLLLVEQKARLALKMSHRGYVLEKGVVRCEGPSPVLIDSQEVRERCGL
- a CDS encoding branched-chain amino acid ABC transporter permease; the encoded protein is MPSALPFKRFRAPLVHLLILSAACSIPFFAPQYYQKLAIEALLLAVLAMSLDMIMGYAGIASFGHAAYFGLGGYTLGAIIKFLVPSIWLALLSVTVTTGLLALFIGIISIRARGIYFAILTLAFAEVLYRIIFHTYSLGGSDGLVAIPVPNLNLLIFNLDLTQSINFYFLAVAFAYISYLICSRMVGSPFGRVLKGIRDNENRVGFLGFNVKRYKVTVFVLSGIFAGWSGALFSLFKTFADTEQLHFLMSGKVIVMTLIGGLGTLVGPMVGAVFLTIFETIVSSYFKAHSIITGAIFVLVVIFLPKGILGLFSNQKNRS
- a CDS encoding acyl--CoA ligase → MEGGLPAKRYFDQFLGFTFGQLLDRLAQERPDQELLVYRDQRTTYGEFYQQVLQMAAALRRLGIRKGDRVAALFPNRPEFFILQQACLYMGAVFVLLSTRYREFELSYMLKHSGARCLFTIGEYMNTNFIELIGKIKPELPELELVFVLGSDGPDWCCSYDTLVSSDRAGNFNGLRDELPAYEDIASILYTSGSTGLPKGVMMSHRAFIFNSTQVSQRLRINPDDVSLMMVPCSHTLCAFIQFTNALMAGCRIVIMETFEPGEALRLYEKERVSLIYGVPTMFHLMLDHPGFTNCDFKSSRAGYMGGAFCPKELVQAVRTKMNCQISCTYGMSENGCCTISDLDDDETVKSETVGRPTAGIEIKLMSDERKEVPPGEVGEIVVRGENLFTGYYKQPDLTEASFDPEGFFYTGDLGKFLENGYLTIVGRKKEMIIRGGFNVYPVEVEEQIRLIEEIQSVAVIGIPDPVMGEKIIACIVPVPGKEVGPEEVIAFCKKRLANYKVPNAVVIMNAFPTTPIGKIQKFKLQAELTEKLVNEGIREK